In Candidatus Woesebacteria bacterium, one DNA window encodes the following:
- a CDS encoding Glycosyl transferase family 39: MKHLLKSGFRFKIFLFKFFVFLLVLIFTFILRAHNYEKTPGVGHLDEQLYALSGVSLIKSGVPISWSTLDYPKSREVYRGEINYKGGDPKASVTLYKPWLDEPPLFSYLVGFFANKFGVEERDFVPSTFIRYPMIFISALTSIFVFLIASHISGFWVGMLSMLIYGTVPIFVFASRTAMPETLITLCFSILVYLILLFRKKQSFWYLILMPILAGVAGLSKPTGFFIILFAIFFVFMDLCRKSSYRKAFIYSFLLLFLTLPFVGFYFWWGYHLDWEVFKRINSIQSSRPVGFGSLAWFFITPSFDTQITRDSWFVFGLLSSAYFLFKGLKGDKFVVLMAFVFWVLVVMVSGGENDLLAWYRFPSYPFLSILIAWGLLLILKKSDFFSMFLAFGLLLGNRMLLVNPFHPNVLPHQYRFWIVFFFFLPILNLLFRKKFIQKTTQLMILVIVILGLFFNVKYIYNSFELACQSKSCPIVESSKISELRIPFFWRFLVMNKAQ, from the coding sequence TCTTTGTTTTCTTGCTAGTTCTTATTTTTACATTTATCTTGCGAGCTCATAATTATGAGAAAACACCAGGGGTAGGGCATCTAGACGAACAACTTTACGCTTTAAGTGGAGTTAGTTTAATCAAGTCGGGGGTTCCTATTTCTTGGTCTACCCTTGATTATCCGAAAAGTAGAGAGGTGTATAGGGGAGAGATAAATTATAAAGGTGGAGATCCTAAGGCTTCGGTTACTCTTTATAAACCTTGGCTTGATGAACCACCTCTTTTCTCTTATCTGGTTGGTTTTTTTGCTAATAAATTTGGAGTAGAAGAGCGTGATTTTGTCCCATCTACTTTTATTCGTTATCCTATGATTTTTATATCGGCTTTAACTTCTATTTTTGTTTTTCTAATAGCTTCTCATATATCTGGTTTTTGGGTTGGAATGCTTTCAATGCTAATTTATGGTACTGTTCCAATCTTTGTCTTTGCATCAAGAACAGCTATGCCTGAAACATTAATAACTTTGTGTTTTTCTATTCTTGTTTATCTAATTCTTCTTTTTAGAAAAAAACAATCGTTTTGGTACCTTATTCTAATGCCTATTCTTGCCGGTGTAGCTGGCCTTTCAAAACCTACAGGCTTTTTTATCATTTTATTTGCCATATTTTTTGTCTTTATGGATCTTTGCAGGAAAAGTTCCTATAGAAAAGCTTTTATTTATTCCTTTCTTTTGTTGTTTTTGACTTTACCTTTTGTGGGTTTTTATTTTTGGTGGGGATATCATCTTGATTGGGAGGTCTTTAAGAGAATTAACTCTATACAGTCATCAAGACCTGTTGGTTTTGGCAGCCTTGCATGGTTTTTTATCACGCCGTCTTTTGATACACAAATAACTCGTGATAGCTGGTTTGTTTTTGGTTTACTTTCTTCTGCTTATTTTCTCTTCAAAGGATTAAAAGGCGATAAATTTGTCGTTTTAATGGCTTTTGTCTTTTGGGTGTTGGTGGTTATGGTTTCAGGAGGGGAAAATGATTTATTGGCTTGGTATCGTTTCCCTTCTTATCCTTTCTTGTCTATTCTAATTGCTTGGGGTCTGTTGCTTATTCTTAAGAAATCCGATTTCTTTAGTATGTTTTTAGCTTTTGGGTTATTGCTTGGCAACCGAATGCTTTTGGTTAACCCTTTTCATCCTAACGTTCTGCCACACCAATATAGGTTTTGGATTGTTTTCTTTTTCTTTTTGCCGATATTAAATCTTTTGTTTAGAAAGAAGTTTATTCAAAAAACAACTCAGCTTATGATTTTGGTTATCGTGATTTTAGGTTTATTTTTTAATGTCAAGTATATTTACAATTCCTTTGAGCTTGCTTGCCAAAGCAAGTCTTGTCCGATTGTTGAATCAAGTAAAATATCAGAATTAAGAATACCATTTTTTTGGCGTTTTTTGGTAATGAACAAGGCTCAATAG
- a CDS encoding glycosyl transferase family 39: MKNKEIFLLLIILFLFTRLYKINSIPSSVYWDEASIGYNAYSVLKTGRDEWREFLPLHFRAFGEFKLPVYIYSVIPFVYFLGLNELSLRLPSVFYSFLSLILIYLLVKRIFKEEKLALLSSFLFLILPWNFIFSRTGYEASSGLFFYLLFIFLWFVFSPLVFDTGKFSLKIFGVMFLLLLPLVLSFYSYNSFRIISPLTFTFLFLDAFSKQSGNLGRKLIFLLLSFIIIGVSLLPAYRLYKFDSGAFRFQVLSLEGERKDKLIAFVRNYFSHFSFDFLFFGGDKNLRSQMPGFGEIYPLSLPFLFLGLLKLARKKDFKSLFLIFLFLIAPIPASLTKESPHSLRSILFAFLMPLAISLGIIDFVAIFEKRKQKMVFNIVCFSYLVLFGIYFLRFLKTYNLISASSWQSEYKQVFYDRKDLIRKSEKVVVSENYAQPYIFALFYNSYDPKEFWRSVTYNSYDRWGFSTVYSFDKFVFKKVEDQDLREEVLVFSDKEMVGQERFLIDKILVTDKVAFFVYQK, encoded by the coding sequence ATGAAAAACAAAGAAATATTCTTGCTTTTGATAATACTTTTTCTTTTTACCCGTTTATATAAGATAAATTCTATTCCTTCGTCTGTTTATTGGGATGAGGCTTCGATTGGCTATAATGCTTATTCGGTTTTAAAAACCGGCCGTGATGAGTGGAGGGAATTCTTGCCACTGCATTTTCGCGCTTTTGGGGAGTTTAAGTTGCCTGTTTATATTTATTCTGTTATTCCTTTTGTCTATTTCCTTGGATTGAACGAGCTTTCTCTCAGATTGCCTTCAGTTTTTTATTCTTTTCTCTCCCTTATTCTAATTTATTTACTTGTTAAGAGAATCTTTAAAGAAGAAAAGCTTGCTTTGTTATCTTCTTTTCTTTTCTTGATTTTGCCTTGGAATTTTATTTTTTCAAGGACGGGTTATGAAGCCTCTTCGGGTCTTTTCTTTTATTTGCTTTTTATATTTTTGTGGTTTGTTTTTAGTCCTCTTGTGTTTGATACCGGCAAATTTTCTTTAAAGATCTTTGGAGTGATGTTTTTGCTTTTGTTGCCTCTTGTCCTTTCTTTTTATTCTTATAATTCTTTTCGCATTATTTCTCCTTTGACTTTTACTTTTCTATTTTTAGATGCTTTCTCTAAACAAAGTGGCAATTTGGGCAGGAAATTAATATTTTTGCTTTTATCCTTTATAATTATTGGAGTCTCTTTGCTTCCTGCATATCGCTTGTATAAATTTGATAGTGGTGCGTTTCGTTTTCAAGTTCTTTCTTTAGAAGGCGAAAGGAAAGACAAGTTGATTGCTTTTGTCAGAAACTACTTTTCTCATTTTTCTTTTGATTTTTTATTTTTTGGCGGGGATAAAAATTTAAGAAGCCAGATGCCTGGTTTCGGTGAAATTTATCCTCTTAGTTTGCCGTTTTTGTTTCTTGGTCTTTTAAAGCTTGCAAGAAAAAAGGATTTTAAGTCTTTGTTTTTGATTTTCCTCTTTTTGATTGCTCCAATTCCAGCAAGCCTTACTAAAGAATCCCCCCATTCTTTAAGATCTATTCTTTTTGCTTTTCTTATGCCTTTAGCTATTTCTCTTGGAATTATTGATTTTGTGGCTATTTTTGAGAAGAGAAAACAAAAAATGGTTTTTAATATTGTCTGTTTTTCTTATCTAGTTTTATTTGGTATTTATTTTCTGCGTTTTTTGAAAACTTATAATTTGATTTCAGCTTCAAGCTGGCAGAGCGAGTACAAGCAGGTTTTTTACGATAGAAAAGATTTAATTAGAAAAAGCGAGAAGGTAGTTGTTTCTGAAAATTATGCTCAGCCTTATATCTTTGCACTTTTCTATAATAGTTATGACCCAAAAGAATTTTGGCGATCAGTGACCTACAATTCTTATGATAGATGGGGTTTTTCAACTGTTTATTCTTTTGATAAATTTGTGTTTAAGAAAGTTGAAGATCAGGATCTAAGAGAAGAAGTTTTGGTTTTTTCTGATAAAGAAATGGTGGGGCAGGAGAGATTTTTGATTGATAAGATATTAGTGACAGATAAGGTTGCATTTTTTGTTTATCAAAAATAG
- a CDS encoding Glycosyl transferase family 39: MKRIYSFIFIFIFLIGSFLRLYKLDQIPPSLNWDEVAASYNAYTIKNWAKDEWGKTLPLVFASFRDDKRPVHIYITSMVFNFLGVSDFSARFSSALLGILLIPLFFLLGKLYFGSDLAGLFSAFAIAFSSYDIHYSRGLWEAHFALFFFVLGLVLFKASLSKKGREVLLPFSCFSFGVSLLSYHSALIVVPPLVLLLTFVFIRDLFKLFRWFAIGFFVFLVFISVLFFEPRLLGIARINQNKLSSEVVAKTYLFQKTGSGLLGQLEYRLSGYKDYFSYNYLFKEGSVSPRASMGYGGLFSKVVFSLALLGFILLFSSRKFSILLIFILWVVLAPLPAVFAGGEANATRAIFMLGPIEFLSGYGFFRLIDLFSSKYFKGLILISVFVLFFWELFPQIYSYFKNYSEKAIEWQYGMKDIVYFLKNNPKYNQVYVDNIRQQPYVFFLWYEKVPLPEFLRTVKYDRTTASSFNTVFSFDRYQFGGWDWIESTPLDGVIYVIEPYKYTGLRRREDFSVLKLVKYPNGSDAFYIVSSY, translated from the coding sequence ATGAAAAGAATTTATTCTTTTATCTTTATTTTTATTTTTTTGATAGGATCTTTTTTAAGGCTTTATAAGCTTGATCAAATTCCTCCTTCTTTGAATTGGGATGAAGTGGCTGCTTCTTATAATGCTTATACTATTAAAAATTGGGCAAAAGATGAATGGGGGAAAACCTTGCCCTTGGTTTTTGCTTCGTTTCGGGATGATAAAAGGCCTGTCCATATCTATATCACTTCTATGGTTTTTAATTTTCTTGGGGTTAGTGATTTTTCTGCACGTTTTTCTTCAGCTTTGCTTGGGATACTTTTAATTCCCTTATTTTTCTTATTGGGTAAGCTTTATTTTGGCAGCGACTTGGCAGGTCTTTTTTCAGCTTTTGCAATTGCTTTTTCTTCTTATGATATTCATTACTCGCGTGGTCTTTGGGAAGCCCATTTTGCTCTTTTCTTTTTCGTTTTGGGTCTAGTCTTGTTTAAAGCCTCCTTGAGCAAAAAGGGTAGAGAAGTTCTCTTACCCTTTTCTTGCTTTTCTTTTGGCGTTTCTCTTCTTTCTTATCACTCGGCCTTGATAGTTGTTCCTCCTCTTGTTTTACTTTTAACATTTGTTTTTATTCGAGATCTTTTTAAATTATTCAGGTGGTTTGCCATTGGCTTTTTTGTTTTTTTGGTCTTTATTAGTGTCTTGTTCTTTGAGCCACGCCTTTTAGGGATAGCAAGAATCAATCAGAATAAATTGTCTAGTGAAGTTGTGGCAAAGACCTATCTTTTTCAGAAGACTGGTAGCGGGCTTTTGGGACAGTTGGAATACAGACTTTCGGGTTATAAGGACTATTTTTCTTACAACTATCTTTTTAAAGAAGGTAGTGTCTCTCCTCGCGCGAGTATGGGTTATGGAGGTCTCTTTTCAAAAGTTGTATTTTCTTTAGCTTTATTGGGTTTTATTTTGTTATTTTCTAGCAGGAAATTTTCTATTCTTTTAATTTTTATCTTGTGGGTTGTACTAGCTCCTCTTCCTGCTGTTTTTGCTGGGGGCGAAGCAAATGCAACTAGGGCTATTTTTATGCTTGGTCCAATTGAATTTCTTTCGGGTTATGGTTTTTTTAGGTTAATTGATCTTTTTTCCTCTAAATACTTTAAGGGTTTGATTTTAATTTCTGTTTTTGTTTTATTTTTTTGGGAATTGTTTCCTCAGATTTATTCTTATTTTAAAAATTATTCAGAAAAGGCTATTGAATGGCAGTATGGTATGAAAGATATTGTATATTTTTTGAAAAATAATCCTAAATATAATCAGGTTTATGTAGATAATATTCGTCAACAGCCATATGTTTTCTTCCTTTGGTATGAAAAAGTGCCTTTGCCGGAATTTCTCAGAACAGTAAAATACGATAGAACAACTGCTAGTAGTTTCAATACAGTATTTTCTTTTGACAGGTATCAGTTTGGCGGTTGGGATTGGATTGAAAGTACACCTCTTGATGGAGTTATTTACGTAATTGAGCCTTATAAGTATACTGGTCTTAGAAGAAGGGAGGATTTTTCAGTCTTAAAGCTGGTAAAATATCCAAATGGCAGTGACGCTTTTTATATAGTTTCAAGTTATTAG